The Noviherbaspirillum saxi genome includes a window with the following:
- a CDS encoding acyl-CoA dehydrogenase family protein, whose translation MDFDLTQEQLAFRQTARDFATGELIPHAAHWDAHALFPKSTLAKAGELGFCGIYSPEEAGGLGLSRLDATIVFEELAAADPSTTAYLTIHNMATWMLCTWGAPAVRAHWGPLLTGGRKLASYCLTESGAGSDAAALKTRAERNADGYVLNGSKAFISGAGDTDLLVVMARTGGAGAAGISAFAVPADAPGITYGRKEEKMGWNSQPTRAITFDNVRIPADHLLGQEGEGFKIAMRGLDGGRINIATCSVGAAQGALDAAQRYVTERRQFDRVLADFQAIQFKLADMLTELVAARQMVRLAATKLDARAPHATAYCAMAKRLATDIGFTVCNEALQIHGGYGYTREYPLERLMRDARVHQILEGTNEIMRNIVARHLLDTISTGEIR comes from the coding sequence ATGGATTTCGATCTCACGCAAGAGCAACTGGCGTTTCGCCAAACGGCACGGGATTTCGCCACCGGCGAGTTGATCCCGCATGCCGCGCATTGGGATGCTCATGCACTGTTCCCGAAAAGCACACTCGCCAAGGCGGGCGAACTCGGCTTTTGCGGCATCTATTCACCGGAGGAAGCCGGTGGACTGGGCTTGTCGCGGCTGGACGCCACAATCGTGTTCGAAGAGCTGGCTGCGGCGGACCCGTCCACTACGGCTTATCTCACGATCCACAACATGGCGACCTGGATGCTATGCACCTGGGGAGCGCCTGCGGTGCGCGCGCATTGGGGCCCGCTGCTGACCGGCGGCAGGAAACTGGCCTCCTACTGCCTGACCGAATCCGGCGCAGGTTCGGATGCCGCCGCATTGAAGACGCGTGCCGAACGCAACGCGGACGGCTATGTCCTCAATGGCAGCAAGGCATTCATTTCGGGGGCCGGCGACACCGATCTACTGGTAGTCATGGCGCGCACCGGGGGCGCAGGTGCGGCCGGCATTTCCGCCTTCGCGGTCCCGGCCGATGCGCCGGGCATTACCTACGGCCGCAAGGAAGAAAAAATGGGTTGGAACAGCCAGCCGACGCGCGCGATCACCTTCGACAACGTCCGCATTCCGGCCGACCATCTGCTGGGCCAGGAAGGCGAAGGCTTCAAGATCGCGATGCGCGGCCTGGATGGCGGCCGTATCAACATCGCCACCTGCTCGGTGGGCGCGGCACAAGGCGCGCTCGACGCCGCGCAGCGGTATGTGACCGAACGTCGGCAGTTCGATCGTGTGCTGGCGGATTTCCAGGCGATCCAGTTCAAGCTTGCCGACATGCTGACGGAGCTGGTAGCCGCGCGCCAGATGGTGCGGCTGGCCGCGACCAAGCTCGACGCCAGGGCGCCGCACGCAACAGCGTATTGCGCGATGGCCAAGCGGCTGGCGACGGACATCGGCTTTACGGTCTGCAATGAAGCGCTGCAGATTCACGGCGGCTACGGCTACACCCGCGAGTATCCGCTGGAGCGCTTGATGCGCGACGCGCGTGTGCACCAGATCCTCGAAGGCACAAACGAAATCATGCGCAACATCGTCGCGCGCCATTTGCTGGACACCATTTCTACTGGAGAGATTCGATGA
- a CDS encoding enoyl-CoA hydratase: protein MSNYTNLQVEITGHTAVVTLSNPSANTFTRDGLIALTQLVHDLNANRDIVSLVVTGQGEKFFSAGADLKQFAEGDKALAREMARRFGEAFEALSRFRGVTIAAINGYAMGGGLECALACDIRIAEEQAQMALPEAAVGLLPCAGGTQNLSWLVGEGWAKRMILLGERINAATALQIGLVEEVVPAGKAKERALALAKLADRQSPISIAACKRLIQGARHQPLAQALPQEREAFVDLFDTHDQQEGVNAFLQKRAPQWRNA, encoded by the coding sequence ATGAGTAATTACACCAACCTGCAGGTCGAGATCACCGGCCATACCGCAGTCGTCACCCTGTCCAATCCGTCTGCCAATACGTTTACGCGGGACGGCCTGATCGCACTGACGCAACTCGTGCACGACCTGAATGCGAACCGCGACATCGTCAGCCTGGTGGTGACCGGCCAGGGAGAGAAATTCTTCTCCGCAGGCGCCGACCTCAAACAGTTCGCCGAGGGAGACAAGGCGCTGGCTCGCGAGATGGCGCGACGCTTCGGCGAAGCATTCGAAGCGCTGTCGCGTTTTCGCGGTGTGACGATTGCCGCTATCAACGGCTATGCGATGGGAGGCGGCCTGGAATGCGCGCTTGCCTGCGACATCCGCATCGCCGAAGAGCAAGCGCAAATGGCACTGCCCGAAGCTGCAGTCGGCTTGCTGCCCTGCGCCGGCGGCACGCAGAATCTGTCATGGCTGGTCGGCGAGGGCTGGGCCAAACGTATGATCCTGCTGGGCGAGCGTATCAACGCGGCCACGGCATTGCAAATCGGCTTGGTTGAAGAAGTTGTGCCTGCCGGCAAAGCGAAGGAACGCGCGCTGGCCTTGGCGAAGCTGGCGGACAGGCAGAGTCCCATCAGCATCGCTGCCTGCAAACGCCTGATCCAGGGTGCGCGCCATCAGCCGCTTGCGCAAGCGCTGCCGCAGGAGCGCGAAGCGTTTGTCGACCTGTTCGACACCCATGACCAGCAGGAAGGCGTCAATGCCTTCCTGCAAAAGCGCGCGCCGCAATGGAGGAATGCATGA
- a CDS encoding enoyl-CoA hydratase/isomerase family protein: protein MTASVLFEERLAANGMRIGVATLNAEKTLNALSLDMVHLLTNKLHAWADEIGIALVVLQAAGEKAFCAGGDLHNLYHAMREHHVSDACGDVAANRYAADFFAHEYRLDYLIHTYPKPVLCWGHGIVMGGGVGLMAGASHRVATEQSRVAMPEISIGLYPDVGGSWLLSRMPGKTGLFLALTGAQVRAADALFTGLADYALSQSSKVPVLETLLVQPWTAQRRDNDALLSQVLRRFADPALAAPGPLQKHFTVINTLCGDTDIQRIVSAITSLDIDDEWLHKAATTLVAGSPSSAALAHALLQRARNIPLADVFRMEYVVSLHCAARHDFGEGIRALLIDKDGKPQWEPASLKGVTPEMLEAYFTEPAWTRHPLADL, encoded by the coding sequence ATGACGGCCTCCGTCTTGTTCGAGGAACGGCTTGCCGCCAATGGCATGCGCATCGGAGTCGCCACGCTCAATGCGGAAAAAACGCTCAATGCATTGTCGCTGGACATGGTGCATTTGCTGACGAACAAGCTGCATGCCTGGGCCGACGAGATCGGCATTGCACTGGTGGTGTTGCAGGCGGCTGGCGAGAAAGCATTTTGCGCGGGCGGAGACCTGCACAATCTGTATCACGCAATGCGGGAGCACCATGTCTCTGATGCGTGCGGCGACGTGGCCGCCAATCGCTATGCCGCCGATTTCTTTGCGCATGAATACCGTCTCGATTACCTGATCCACACCTATCCCAAGCCGGTGCTGTGCTGGGGCCACGGCATCGTGATGGGCGGCGGAGTTGGCTTGATGGCCGGCGCCAGTCATCGCGTCGCCACCGAGCAGTCGCGGGTGGCGATGCCGGAGATTTCGATTGGCCTGTATCCGGACGTCGGCGGTTCCTGGCTGTTGTCGCGCATGCCCGGCAAGACGGGGCTATTCCTGGCACTCACGGGCGCGCAGGTTCGCGCAGCCGATGCCTTGTTTACCGGGCTGGCGGATTACGCTCTTTCACAATCCAGCAAAGTCCCGGTGCTTGAAACCTTGCTGGTGCAGCCGTGGACAGCGCAACGCCGCGACAACGATGCCTTGCTGTCGCAGGTGTTGCGGCGATTTGCCGATCCGGCACTCGCCGCACCGGGACCGCTGCAGAAGCATTTCACCGTCATCAATACCTTGTGTGGCGACACCGATATACAGCGCATCGTCTCCGCCATTACCTCGCTGGATATCGATGATGAATGGCTGCACAAGGCGGCGACGACGCTGGTAGCAGGTTCGCCTAGTTCGGCCGCCTTGGCGCACGCGCTGCTGCAACGGGCGCGAAACATACCGCTGGCCGATGTGTTCCGGATGGAGTATGTCGTATCCCTGCATTGCGCGGCGCGCCACGATTTTGGCGAAGGCATTCGCGCCTTGCTGATCGACAAAGACGGCAAACCGCAGTGGGAGCCAGCGTCACTGAAAGGCGTGACACCGGAAATGCTGGAGGCTTATTTCACCGAACCTGCATGGACTCGGCATCCATTAGCCGATCTTTAA
- the mmsB gene encoding 3-hydroxyisobutyrate dehydrogenase, with translation MSHIAFIGLGNMGAPMALNLINAGYQVTVFDLSRAAVGKLSEAGAIAAADAQVATADADIVISMLPASSHVEALYLGEQGILPGIRDGALLIDCSTIAPQSSRKVAQAASARGLAMIDAPVSGGTAGAAAGTLTFIVGGDAAALDRSRPVLAAMGKNIFHAGGNGAGQTAKICNNMMLGILMAGTAEALALGVANDLDPKVLSDIMSKSSGRNWALELYNPYPGVMENVPAARGYSGGFGVDLMLKDLGLAAEAALSARAAIPLGELARNLYSLHSQAGAGALDFSSIQQLLAPDKP, from the coding sequence ATGAGTCATATCGCATTCATTGGCTTGGGCAACATGGGCGCACCGATGGCGCTCAATCTGATCAACGCCGGGTATCAAGTGACCGTATTCGACCTGTCCCGCGCCGCCGTCGGCAAACTGAGCGAAGCGGGCGCGATTGCGGCCGCCGATGCGCAAGTGGCGACCGCCGATGCAGACATCGTCATCTCGATGCTGCCCGCAAGCAGTCATGTCGAAGCGCTCTATCTTGGTGAGCAGGGCATCCTGCCGGGCATTCGTGACGGCGCTCTGCTGATCGATTGCAGCACGATCGCCCCGCAATCGTCGCGTAAGGTGGCGCAGGCCGCTTCGGCACGCGGCTTGGCGATGATCGATGCTCCGGTCTCCGGCGGCACCGCGGGAGCGGCGGCGGGTACGCTGACATTCATCGTCGGAGGGGACGCCGCTGCGCTCGACCGCAGCCGGCCGGTACTGGCCGCGATGGGCAAGAATATCTTTCATGCCGGCGGCAACGGCGCCGGCCAGACCGCCAAGATCTGCAACAACATGATGCTGGGCATCCTGATGGCCGGAACCGCCGAAGCGCTTGCGCTCGGCGTGGCCAACGACCTCGATCCCAAGGTGCTGTCCGACATCATGAGCAAGAGTTCCGGTCGCAATTGGGCGCTGGAACTCTACAACCCTTACCCGGGCGTGATGGAAAACGTGCCGGCGGCACGCGGTTACAGCGGGGGCTTCGGTGTCGACCTGATGCTCAAGGATCTCGGACTGGCGGCGGAAGCGGCGCTGTCCGCACGCGCGGCGATTCCACTCGGGGAGCTGGCGCGTAACCTGTATTCGCTGCATAGCCAGGCCGGCGCTGGCGCGCTGGATTTTTCCAGTATCCAGCAGTTGCTTGCTCCCGATAAGCCATAA
- a CDS encoding LysR family transcriptional regulator gives MLERIHLAVIREVDRQGSLTAAAEVLCLTQSALSHTIKKVEQQLGTAIWTREGRNLRLTQAGQYLLGLSNRLLPQLEHAEQLMRQYAEGQRGALRIGMECHPCYQWLLKVVSPYLTSWPDVDVDVKQKFQFGGIGALFGYEIDVLVTPDPLHKPGLCFEPVFDYEQVLVVGRQHPFARQAHVTPKQLAGEILITYPVEIERLDIYNQFLLPAGCMPRKRKVIETTDIMLQMVATGRGVAALPGWLVAEYAEKMAVVPVRLGRHGIAKQIFLGTRETDLDIEYLRAFVELARQSIWMPRLPEQSR, from the coding sequence ATGCTCGAACGTATTCATCTGGCCGTCATCCGCGAAGTAGACCGCCAGGGTTCCCTCACCGCTGCAGCCGAGGTGCTCTGCCTGACGCAATCGGCGCTCAGCCACACCATCAAGAAAGTGGAGCAGCAACTGGGGACCGCTATCTGGACAAGGGAAGGACGCAACCTGCGCCTGACGCAAGCGGGCCAATATTTATTGGGCTTGTCCAATCGGCTGTTGCCGCAACTGGAGCATGCGGAACAACTGATGCGGCAATATGCGGAAGGCCAGCGCGGCGCTTTGCGCATTGGCATGGAATGCCATCCCTGTTACCAGTGGCTGCTCAAGGTGGTGTCGCCTTACCTGACAAGCTGGCCGGACGTGGATGTGGACGTCAAACAGAAATTTCAATTTGGCGGTATCGGCGCCTTGTTCGGATACGAAATCGACGTTCTTGTCACGCCGGACCCGCTGCACAAACCCGGTTTGTGCTTCGAGCCGGTCTTCGACTATGAGCAGGTGCTGGTCGTGGGGCGACAGCATCCTTTCGCCAGGCAAGCTCATGTCACGCCGAAGCAGCTTGCCGGGGAAATCCTGATTACGTATCCGGTCGAGATCGAGCGGCTGGATATTTACAATCAATTCCTGTTACCCGCCGGCTGCATGCCCAGGAAGCGCAAGGTGATTGAAACGACCGACATCATGTTGCAGATGGTGGCAACCGGCCGGGGTGTAGCGGCGTTACCCGGCTGGCTGGTGGCCGAATATGCGGAAAAAATGGCTGTCGTTCCAGTTCGTCTGGGACGTCACGGGATCGCCAAGCAGATATTCTTGGGCACGCGCGAAACGGATCTGGATATCGAGTATCTGAGGGCATTCGTCGAACTCGCGCGTCAATCCATCTGGATGCCTCGACTTCCCGAACAGAGCCGATGA
- the metE gene encoding 5-methyltetrahydropteroyltriglutamate--homocysteine S-methyltransferase, with the protein MVTTHNLGFPRIGAKRELKFALENYWKGLSSRDELTALGAQLRQRHWENQASLDLVPVGDFSFYDQVLDMSFMLGNIPERVRNLQGNALDNYFRVARGRSAKDSACSCVHAGEMTKWFDTNYHYIVPEFAVDTEFSLDASRLLDQIAQAHQLDVKAKPVIIGPVTYLWLGKAKDDSDKLALLPRLLPAYATLLNQLAEQGIEWVQIDEPVLVTELNAEWQRAFVTAYEAFKDGKVKLLLATYFGQLQDNLTLACKLPVQGLHIDAINARAEIEQVIQQLSTDRVLSLGVINGRNIWKTDLHATLEWLEPIHGVLQDRLWIAPSCSLLHVPVDLDSEQKMDSEIRSWLAFALQKLGELQILAKALNKGRVPAQEALIANNAAIEKRRTSTRVHNPEVKAALARIDAALGKRAGAYEQRAAKQSALLNLPAYPTTTIGSFPQTTEIRQARNQFKQGELDEATYRIAIQAEIARCVREQEALGLDVFVHGEAERNDMVEYFGEQLDGYAFSQFGWVQSYGSRCVKPPILFGDISRSKAMTVAWTRYAQSLTDKPMKGMLTGPVTILNWSFVRDDQPRSVSCYQLALAIREEVLDLEDAGVRVIQIDEAALREGLPLRRSQWNDYLQWAVESFRITANGVQDETQIHTHMCYSEFNDIIASIADMDADVITIETSRSDMELLDAFDNFNYPNEIGPGVYDIHSPNIPSQEHMVHLMRKAAERIPPQRLWVNPDCGLKTRAWEEVLPALKNMVEAARTLRESMDVHVH; encoded by the coding sequence ATGGTGACGACGCACAATCTCGGATTCCCCCGTATCGGCGCAAAACGCGAACTGAAATTCGCATTGGAAAATTATTGGAAAGGACTGTCGTCTCGCGACGAATTGACGGCACTGGGAGCGCAGTTACGCCAGCGTCACTGGGAAAATCAGGCGTCGTTGGACCTGGTTCCGGTCGGCGATTTCTCGTTCTACGACCAAGTGCTCGACATGAGCTTCATGCTTGGCAATATCCCGGAGCGGGTGCGCAATCTCCAAGGTAACGCGCTCGACAATTATTTCCGCGTCGCCCGCGGCCGCTCCGCGAAGGACTCCGCCTGCAGCTGCGTGCACGCTGGCGAAATGACCAAATGGTTCGACACGAACTATCACTACATCGTGCCGGAATTTGCCGTGGACACCGAATTCTCCCTCGATGCATCCCGCTTGCTGGATCAGATCGCTCAAGCGCATCAACTCGACGTGAAAGCCAAACCAGTTATCATCGGACCAGTCACCTATCTCTGGCTGGGCAAGGCCAAGGATGATTCCGACAAGCTCGCATTACTGCCGCGCCTGCTGCCGGCTTATGCAACGCTACTGAATCAGTTGGCCGAACAAGGTATCGAGTGGGTGCAGATCGACGAACCCGTGCTGGTCACGGAATTGAACGCCGAATGGCAGCGGGCGTTCGTCACCGCCTATGAGGCCTTCAAGGACGGAAAAGTCAAACTGCTGCTGGCCACTTATTTCGGTCAATTGCAGGACAACCTGACTTTGGCATGCAAGCTGCCGGTACAAGGTTTGCACATCGACGCCATCAATGCCCGCGCCGAAATCGAGCAAGTCATCCAGCAATTGTCGACCGATCGCGTGTTGTCCCTGGGCGTGATCAACGGCCGCAATATCTGGAAAACCGACTTGCATGCCACGCTTGAATGGCTGGAGCCGATTCACGGGGTGCTGCAAGACCGTTTGTGGATCGCGCCTTCCTGCTCCCTATTGCACGTGCCGGTCGATCTGGACAGCGAACAGAAAATGGATAGCGAAATCCGGTCCTGGTTAGCCTTTGCGTTGCAAAAGCTGGGCGAATTGCAGATTCTCGCGAAGGCCCTGAACAAGGGGCGCGTGCCTGCACAGGAAGCGCTGATAGCGAACAATGCGGCAATCGAAAAACGTCGCACTTCCACCCGTGTGCACAATCCGGAGGTCAAGGCAGCGCTCGCCAGGATTGATGCCGCACTGGGCAAGCGCGCCGGCGCCTACGAACAGCGCGCAGCGAAGCAGTCCGCCTTGCTGAACCTGCCGGCTTATCCCACGACGACCATCGGCTCCTTCCCGCAAACGACAGAAATCCGGCAGGCCAGAAACCAGTTCAAGCAAGGTGAACTGGACGAAGCCACCTATAGGATTGCGATACAGGCCGAAATCGCGCGCTGCGTACGCGAGCAGGAAGCGCTCGGCCTGGACGTGTTCGTACACGGCGAGGCGGAACGCAACGACATGGTAGAGTACTTCGGCGAACAGCTCGACGGTTACGCGTTCAGCCAATTCGGGTGGGTGCAGTCCTACGGTTCGCGCTGCGTGAAACCACCGATCCTGTTCGGCGACATCAGCCGTTCGAAGGCCATGACCGTGGCATGGACCAGGTATGCGCAGTCGCTGACCGACAAACCGATGAAGGGCATGCTGACGGGCCCGGTCACGATCCTGAATTGGTCTTTCGTGCGCGACGACCAGCCGAGGTCAGTCTCCTGCTATCAGTTGGCGCTGGCGATCCGGGAAGAAGTGCTGGATCTGGAAGATGCTGGCGTGCGTGTGATCCAGATCGACGAAGCGGCATTGCGCGAGGGGTTGCCGCTGCGCCGATCGCAGTGGAACGACTACCTGCAATGGGCGGTGGAATCCTTCCGTATCACGGCGAACGGCGTGCAGGACGAGACCCAGATCCATACACACATGTGCTACTCGGAGTTCAATGACATCATCGCGTCGATTGCCGACATGGATGCGGACGTGATCACGATTGAGACTTCCCGCTCCGATATGGAATTGCTGGACGCCTTCGATAACTTCAATTATCCGAACGAAATCGGGCCAGGCGTCTACGACATTCATTCGCCGAACATTCCGAGTCAGGAACACATGGTGCACCTGATGCGCAAGGCAGCGGAGCGGATTCCACCACAACGCCTGTGGGTTAACCCGGATTGCGGATTGAAAACGCGTGCGTGGGAAGAGGTTCTTCCAGCGTTAAAAAACATGGTCGAAGCAGCCCGCACGCTTCGTGAGAGCATGGATGTACATGTGCATTGA
- a CDS encoding ferredoxin--NADP reductase has protein sequence MLNEEYIAGKATTESITSIKWWNDKLLTFTATRSPTYAFAAGQYARLGLRDESGIIWRAYSMTSAPEQSDTLEFYGILVTNGLFTTRLKALKIGDPILVEKQCYGFMTPDRFTDGDDLWMLSTGTGIGPYISMLRDPGVWGRFRNLVLVHCVRHVDEFAYSAELESLRLAPPVASSARLQIIRTVTRDVNGEKSTPYLSGRITSLLESGDLEKAAGLPLSESASRVMLCGNPEMIEDMRRLLHQRGMRPVRRALPGQFVTENYW, from the coding sequence ATGCTCAACGAAGAGTACATTGCAGGCAAGGCGACCACCGAATCGATTACCAGTATCAAATGGTGGAACGACAAACTATTGACGTTTACGGCCACACGATCGCCGACCTACGCCTTTGCCGCCGGACAGTATGCGCGCTTAGGCTTGCGGGACGAAAGCGGCATCATATGGCGCGCGTATTCCATGACCTCCGCGCCCGAGCAATCCGACACGCTGGAGTTTTACGGCATCCTCGTCACGAACGGATTGTTTACCACGCGCCTGAAAGCCCTGAAGATTGGTGACCCGATTCTGGTCGAGAAGCAATGTTACGGATTCATGACCCCCGACCGGTTCACTGACGGTGATGACTTGTGGATGCTATCTACAGGGACCGGGATCGGCCCATATATTTCAATGTTGCGCGATCCAGGGGTATGGGGGCGTTTTCGCAACCTGGTTCTTGTGCATTGCGTTCGTCATGTCGACGAATTTGCCTATAGTGCCGAACTCGAAAGCTTGCGGCTTGCCCCGCCAGTGGCATCGAGCGCGCGGCTGCAGATCATTCGTACCGTCACGCGCGATGTCAACGGAGAAAAATCCACGCCTTATCTGAGCGGACGTATCACAAGCCTGCTTGAAAGCGGCGATCTGGAAAAGGCAGCCGGATTGCCCCTGTCGGAAAGCGCTTCACGCGTCATGTTGTGCGGCAATCCCGAAATGATAGAAGACATGCGGCGTCTGCTTCATCAGCGCGGCATGCGGCCGGTGCGTCGCGCCCTTCCCGGCCAGTTCGTTACCGAAAATTACTGGTAG
- the serA gene encoding phosphoglycerate dehydrogenase, with amino-acid sequence MAKIVLLEKIHPSAVDHLRSEGFTEIVQLPTALKSNELRTTLADVDVVGIRSATHVSADTLKHLPNLKAIGCFCIGTNQVDLPAAAAQGIPVFNAPFSNTRSVAELVIAQAILLLRRIPEKNARTHRGHWDKSAQGAYEVRNKVLGIIGYGNIGAQVGILAESVGMRVTYYDVESKLPLGNARPAATLEGLLEQADIVTLHVPGGSLTENLMTTERIATMKPTAVLINASRGGVVDIDALNAALRERRLAGAALDVFPAEPKNDKEEFVSPLRGLDNVILTPHIGGSTEEAQENIGREVADKLARFLKAGTTRWAVNFPEIPHLEKEAKSRILHVHRNEPGVIARMNADFAEAGMNIVAQHLQTRGPIGYVMTDVDAPIPAALLNKLRGEPATIRCELL; translated from the coding sequence ATGGCAAAAATCGTCCTACTCGAGAAAATCCATCCAAGCGCGGTGGACCATTTGCGCAGCGAAGGCTTTACCGAAATCGTTCAGCTTCCCACTGCATTGAAATCCAATGAACTGAGGACAACACTGGCGGATGTCGATGTGGTCGGCATTCGGTCGGCGACTCATGTATCCGCTGACACCTTGAAACATTTGCCCAATTTAAAGGCTATCGGATGCTTTTGCATCGGCACCAACCAGGTCGATCTGCCTGCGGCGGCAGCACAGGGCATACCGGTTTTCAACGCGCCTTTTTCCAATACGCGTTCAGTAGCCGAGCTCGTGATCGCACAGGCGATTCTGCTGCTGAGGCGTATCCCCGAAAAAAATGCACGCACCCATAGGGGCCATTGGGACAAGAGTGCTCAGGGTGCTTATGAAGTACGCAACAAGGTGCTGGGCATTATCGGTTACGGCAATATCGGGGCACAGGTAGGCATTCTTGCCGAAAGCGTCGGCATGCGCGTCACTTATTACGATGTGGAAAGCAAGCTGCCCCTGGGTAATGCACGTCCCGCTGCGACGCTGGAGGGTTTGCTTGAGCAAGCCGATATTGTGACATTGCATGTACCCGGCGGCAGTCTGACCGAAAACCTGATGACCACAGAGCGTATTGCTACGATGAAGCCGACGGCCGTACTGATCAATGCCTCGCGCGGCGGGGTGGTCGATATTGACGCATTGAACGCGGCTTTGCGCGAACGCCGTCTTGCCGGCGCCGCGCTGGACGTATTTCCGGCGGAACCAAAAAACGACAAGGAAGAATTCGTATCGCCGTTACGCGGACTGGATAACGTGATCCTGACGCCGCATATCGGCGGCAGCACGGAAGAAGCCCAGGAAAATATCGGACGTGAAGTTGCCGACAAACTCGCTCGCTTTCTCAAGGCGGGCACCACGCGCTGGGCTGTCAACTTTCCCGAAATTCCGCATCTGGAAAAGGAAGCGAAGAGCCGCATCCTGCATGTGCACCGCAACGAGCCTGGCGTCATTGCCAGGATGAATGCCGACTTTGCAGAAGCCGGTATGAATATCGTGGCTCAGCACTTGCAAACACGCGGTCCGATCGGCTACGTGATGACGGATGTGGATGCGCCCATTCCCGCAGCGCTATTGAACAAGCTGCGCGGCGAACCCGCGACCATCCGTTGCGAATTGCTCTGA
- a CDS encoding SpoVR family protein yields the protein MCTTTNSPETIEALKKYSAQIEKLARDLGLDYYPVDFELVPNNFMMEIAVYGLPVRMHHWSFGVRYIHQLIRQGMGHSRIFEVMFPGDPCRAYLVNGNTLPENTLVTAHVLGHADFSKNNHLFAKFMEMAGGHILEQAAARAHRIETAIQEHGQERVEAVLDAALALEPHIDVNRELHRPLYPESNLKPAPEPEPDPFQKRFRSLPGEKPHHDHHGATRRATIPPQPEYDLLWFIANYAPDLEGWERDIFLAVREESFYFYPVFACQIMNEGWASYWHARLLREADFLPQDLYLSAIKAHSDVVRPYAAERQLALAVNPYHLGFSMWEDIIEKHGLSNARRIMKEEDDFGFVRNYLTKELAEKLELFVYEARNDGDIRISDNDIHAVHEAILSPKFNYGAPRIAANNLHVDGSLQLLHDHQSDGRGIDLSRAERVLEYIGRIWRRPVTLHTIGDRGEARVVTSKRV from the coding sequence ATGTGCACAACCACGAACTCTCCTGAAACCATCGAAGCGCTGAAGAAGTATTCTGCGCAGATCGAAAAGCTCGCGCGCGATCTGGGGCTGGATTATTACCCGGTCGATTTCGAACTGGTACCGAACAACTTCATGATGGAAATTGCGGTGTATGGCCTTCCGGTGCGCATGCATCACTGGTCGTTCGGCGTGCGTTACATTCACCAGCTGATCCGTCAGGGCATGGGCCATTCACGGATTTTCGAAGTCATGTTTCCTGGCGATCCCTGCCGGGCCTACCTGGTGAATGGCAACACGCTGCCGGAAAACACGCTGGTGACCGCACATGTGCTCGGACATGCGGATTTTTCCAAGAACAACCATCTGTTTGCGAAATTCATGGAAATGGCTGGCGGGCATATTCTTGAGCAGGCGGCGGCGCGCGCGCACCGTATCGAGACCGCGATCCAGGAACACGGACAGGAGCGGGTCGAAGCCGTGCTCGACGCCGCATTGGCGCTGGAACCGCATATCGATGTCAACCGCGAGTTGCACCGCCCGCTTTATCCGGAATCGAATCTGAAACCGGCGCCCGAGCCCGAACCCGATCCCTTCCAGAAGCGGTTCCGCAGCCTGCCCGGCGAAAAGCCGCACCATGATCATCATGGCGCAACCAGACGGGCGACCATTCCACCGCAGCCCGAATATGATCTGTTGTGGTTCATAGCGAATTACGCGCCGGATCTTGAAGGATGGGAGCGCGACATTTTTCTTGCAGTCAGGGAAGAGTCGTTCTACTTTTATCCGGTCTTTGCCTGCCAGATCATGAATGAAGGCTGGGCATCGTACTGGCATGCCCGCCTGCTGCGCGAGGCCGACTTCCTTCCGCAAGACTTGTATCTGTCCGCGATCAAGGCCCATTCCGACGTGGTGCGTCCTTACGCGGCGGAACGGCAGCTGGCGCTGGCGGTGAATCCTTACCATCTCGGCTTTTCGATGTGGGAAGACATCATCGAAAAGCATGGCTTGAGCAATGCGCGCCGGATCATGAAGGAAGAGGATGATTTCGGTTTCGTCCGCAACTACCTGACCAAGGAACTCGCCGAAAAGCTGGAGCTGTTTGTCTATGAAGCCCGCAATGATGGAGATATCCGGATTTCGGACAACGATATCCATGCGGTGCATGAAGCCATTCTCTCGCCCAAGTTCAATTACGGCGCACCACGTATTGCTGCCAACAACCTGCATGTCGATGGCAGTCTGCAATTGCTGCATGACCACCAGAGCGATGGACGCGGCATCGACCTGAGCCGTGCCGAAAGGGTGCTGGAATACATAGGACGGATATGGCGGCGCCCTGTTACCTTGCATACGATCGGTGATCGCGGCGAGGCGCGTGTGGTGACGAGCAAGCGAGTGTAG